Genomic DNA from Veillonella criceti:
GGGCGGTTGTTATTACCCATGGCCACGAAGACCATATTGGTTCTTTAGCGTACTTATTAAAAGAAATTAATGTGCCTGTATATGCCACTAATTTAGTATGTGGTTTAATTGAAGGTAAATTAAAAGAAAATAAAGTGGGTGGCGTGAAACTTAATGTGGTTAAAGCGGGTGATGAAATTCGCATTGGCACCTTTAAGGTAGGCTTTATCCAAACTAACCATTCTATTCCTGATGCTTGTGCAGTGTATTTTGAAACACCAGTGGGGATCGTTGTGCATACTGGTGACTTTAAGGTGGATCAAACTCCAGTAGATGGCAAATTGATGGATGTTCATAAATTTGCAGAACTTGGTAATAAAGGTGTATTAGCACTTATGTCTGACTCTACCAATGTTGAAAAACCAGGCTTTACCCCATCTGAAAGTACCGTAGGGCCAGCTTTGTTACGGGCTGTAGGGGAAGCTAGAGGTCGTGTTGTCTTGGCTACGTTTGCATCTAATGTATCTCGTTTACAACAGGCTGTAGATGCCGCCGTTGCCTTTAAACGTAAAGTTATCGTTCTTGGTCGCAGTATGGTCAACGTTTCAGAAATTGCACAAGAGCGAGGCTATTTAAATGTACCAGAAGGTACGATGATTGACGTAGATGAAATGAATCGTTATCGTGATGATGAAATTATGATTTTAACGACGGGGAGTCAGGGGGAACCTATGGCCGGCTTATCCCGCATGGCTACGAATAATCATCGCACAATTGAAATTACGCCTAATGATACAATTATTATTTCCGCTACGCCAATTCCAGGCAATGAAGCGGCGGTAGGTCGTACAATTGATAACTTATTACGCTTAGGGGCTGATGTTATCTATGGTCGTGACCGTGGCATTCATGTATCAGGTCATGGTAGTCAAGAAGACTTGAAGACGATGCTTAACTTAGTCCGTCCTAAATTCTTTATTCCTGTGCATGGTGAATACCGTATGCTCAAGAAACATGGTGAATTAGCGGTATCCATGGGGATTGTGAAACCAAATCATGTATTGGTTGGCGATAATGGTCAAATCTTTGAATTTACAAGTCGTACAGCTCGTAAAGGCGGCCATGTGACGGCTGGTAAAGTCTTTGTAGATGGACTTGGTGTTGGTGACGTTGGTAATATTGTAATTCGCGATCGTCAGCAATTAGCTCAAGAAGGTATGGTCATTGTAGTTATGGCTATGGATCGGGCTAGCGGTCAAATTGTGGCTGGTCCAGACATTGTATCTCGTGGTTTTGTGTATGTTCGTGATGCAGAAGATCTTATGAATGAAGCACAAAAACGAATTGAGCAGGTTATTGAGAAATGTGAAGCCAGTCAGATGAAAGATTGGGCTACGATTAAATCACAAGTACGTGATACGCTTGGTAAATTCTTGTATGAAAAGACGCGTCGTCGTCCAATGATTTTGCCAATTATTCAGGACGTGTAATTAAATAGAGACTTCTGATAGCTCTTTTGGCTAGTATTTATGGGCAGGATTGCGTAATTGCTACCGCCTATTTAGTGGTTAATGATATTCAAAAGTAATACAAAATGATATAATAGTCGTGTGGCTTCGGCCATGCGACTATTTTTTTAGGAGTTAATTACATATGAAATATTCAGAGACGCGGGCCGTTGTAGAAACAGGATTTTTAACGGCTCTCATTATGGTATTTACGTTTATTGGTTTAACTGTGCCAGCTATGGGCGTATTTGCGTCTATCTTAATGCCCGCTGTTTTGGTTGTATTAGGGGCAAGGCATGGTATAAAATGGAGTATTTTGGCAACGATTACATCAGGTGTAGTTATGAGTATTGTCATCACTCCGTTAATGGCTTTTATGCAAGTCCTTACCTCTGGCGTGCCGGGGATTGTATTAGCTTATGGTTATGAACGTCGTTGGCCAACGGCTCGTTTACTAACTTTACCGGCGCTTACTATGATGGTTATGATTGCTGTCCAATTAGGGATTGGGCAATATATCATGCAGGTTGACTTAGTGCAAACTTGGCAACAATTTCAGCAGGAAACTTTAGTCAATATGGAAGAAGCTTATCGTGCGCAAGGGCTATTGGATGATCAGATTAAATCTATGGTAGATAGCATGGCGACTCTATTTAAGCAGATGGCCTATGTTGCGATTGCCGCTCTTTTTATGTCATCCGTGATTATTAGTTATGCTATTTGTAAAGTAGCCAATGTTATAGTCCGTCGTACGGGCGGTCAAGGAGTTACCTTGCCGACTATGGACCAATGGCGTGTGCCACAGTGGGCTGTATATATCTTTGCTTTAGGTATTTTATTAACCTATTGGGGTGACCAGTATCAGTCTGAAGTTATTAATGTTATTGCCTATAACTTATATGCTTTAGGCTCGTATATGTTAGTTTTGCAGGGCCTTGGCTGTATGTGGTCTATTTTTAAAAGCTATGGTTTATCAGCTGGGTTTCGTTTAGTTCTAATATTTTTAACCTTATTAATGAATTTTGCCACTCTTTGGATTGGCATGTTAGATTTAATTTTTAACCTTCGTCGACGGTTATCTAAACGGTCAGACGACGAAGAATAAAGGGATAGGGAGCGAGATTATGAAAGGGAATCAGGGCTTTTTAGGGGCCTTTGAAAAGACCGCCATTGTCGTTATCATTGTACTGTTGTTGGTCATTGCGTGGTTGAACTGGCAATTAGCACTGTTTGGTCTGCTGTTTGTACTCGTAGCTTATTTATATAGTAGTCGAGCCATTCAAAAACAACGTCGCCAACTTTATGAACAATTTGATACGATTGCTAAAGGGATTACACAGGCATCTAATTTTGCCTTACAAAACTTACCAACCGCTATGGTTATTATTGACAGTAAAGCACGTGTTTGTTGGTGCAATAGTGTATTTCGTGATTGGATGCCACAAGATCCAGATAAAACGCAACGATTGAATGGGTTTATTCCTAGTTTGCGTTTAGATAAAATCTGGGGGAAGTCTGGTTATTTCAATGAAAAAATTGAAAATAAATATTATCGTGTCATTTACAAATTTATTGAAGGGGCCGAACGAAAAGAGCCCGATGCTAGCGAAGTGGAGTCCTATATGGCGTTTTACTTTGATGATGTAACGGAATCAGAGCAATTACGTCATGAAGCGGAAGCTATGGCACCGGCCTTTGGTTTTCTTATGATGGATAATATTGAAGATGTAACTAAAGGGTTAAGTGATGTGGAATACACAAACTTATGGGCGGAGATTAACAATGCCATCGTGGAAGAAATTGACCGTTATGATGGTTTTGTTCGTAACTATGCAGAAGATTCTTACATTTTCTGTATTTCTAAAAAAGCCTTAATGGATATGATTCAGCAGAACTTCCCATTGTTAGCTCGGGTCCATAATATTCCTACAAGCCGCCGCATTCCTGCTACCATTAGTATTGGTATTGCAGCAGGCGAGGAGAATATTAAGGAACAATCTGAACGGGCTCGTTCTGGTTTGGAACTAGCCTTAGGGCGTGGTGGTGACCAGGCGACAGTATATATTGGTGAAGAACTGAAGTTTTATGGTGGTAAAACTCAGGGGGCTGAAAAGAATACTCGCGTCCGTGCCCGTGTAGTCGCTCAGGCGATTAAAGAACTTATGGATGATGCAGATAATGTTATTGTCATGGGCCATGAGCGCGAAGATTATGATAGTATTGGTGGTGCTATCGGGGTGGCCGCCATGGCTCGTGGTGCTGGTAAATCGGTTCACATTGCCGTGAGTGATCAGACGGTGGCAATTAAAAAATTGTCTGATTTATTTCCGACAGAACCAGGGTTTGAAAGTTTATTAATTACCCCTCAAGCGGCAGAAGATTTTGTTACTGATTCTACCTTGGTATTTGTAGTCGATGTGCATCGACCTGATATGGTAGCAGCACCAAAAGCTTTGCAAAAAGCTAAACGGCGGGTTGTTATTGATCATCATCGCCGGGCATCTGACTTTATTGAAAAACCATTATTAACGTATTTAGAACCGGCTTCCTCATCAACGAGTGAGTTAGTGACGGAGTTAATTCAATATTTTGTTGATCCTATTTCCCTAAACGTAGTAGAAGCGAGTGCATTGTATGCAGGGATTGTAGTTGATACAAAGAATTTTGTTGTGCAAACAGGCTCACGTACCTTTGATGCGGCTTCATTCTTGCGCCGTTCAGGGGCGGATTTATCCATTGTACGTCATCTTTTCATGGAAAGCTTTGATGGGGTACAATTACGAGCTAAGATGTTGGCTGAAGCTGAACGCTTTGATGGACTGGCGATAACGATTTGTCCTGACGGCGTACAAAATGCTTCGATTTTATCAGCACAAACGGCGGATACTTTAATTACTATTGAAGGCATTGAAGCTAGTTTTGTACTATATATGATGGCTGATGGTGGCATTGGTGTTAGTGCCCGTTCACAAGGAGCCATTAATGTTCAGCTTATTATGGAGGCCTTAGGTGGTGGCGGTCATCGTACCGTTGCTGGTGGCCAATTATATGATATGACCATGGAAGAGGCGATTGAAGCTGTTAAGAAAGCAGCGAAAGACCGTGCTACTACCATGAAGAAGGAGGAAGACTCAGAATGAAAGTAATTTTGTTAGAAGATGTAAAAAAAGTAGGTAAAAAAGGTGAAATTATTGAAGTGAGTGAAGGCTATGGTCGTAATGTATTAATTAAAAAAGGCCAAGCATTAGAAGGGACACCGGCTAACTTAAATAATGCAAAACAACAACAGGCATCAGCGGCGCATAAAAAACAAGTTAATGCGGATGAAGCTAAAATTTTAGCTAGCCAATTAGCTAAAGTAGAAGTGACGATTCCTGTAAAAATGGGCGATGCAGGCCGTGTATTTGGTTCTGTAACTGGCAAAGATATTGCCGATGCGTTGGCTAAACAATTTGATGTAGCGGTAGATAAAAAGAAAATTGAATTAAAAGAACCATTAAAAACATTAGGCGTACATGATGTTTTAATTCGTGTACATCCTGAAATTACTACGACCATTAAAGTTGAATTAGTGGAAGGTTAATTATGGCAGAACCACGGATTCCTCCCCATAGTATAGAGGCTGAACGAGCCGTGCTAGGAGCTTTGCTTACGGGAGAGAATGTATATGACTCGATTAGTAGCATTGTTACTCGTAGTGATTTTTACCGTGATGCCCATCGGATTATGTATGAAGCCATTGAGAATATTCAACATTCGCATCAACGGCCTGACATGATTCTATTAGTAGAAGAGTTAAATCGTCTTAATAAGCTTGAAGAAGTAGGTGGCATTAACTATATTACAGATATTACCAATGCCTCGTCGGCTGTTTATAATGTAGAGGAACATGCCCGCATTGTAGCTGAAAAGTCGCAATTACGTCGTTTAATTGATGCCGGTAATAAAATTGTAGGGGAAAGTTATGCTGCGACGAAGACAGTACCTGAGATTCTTAATGATGCTGAAGTAGGAATCCTTGGTGTAACCGGACAACTAAAAGCGGAAACATCGTTTGTT
This window encodes:
- a CDS encoding ribonuclease J, with the translated sequence MLKELFNKVTGQSNEQVANAPKNTATTVATMDTNAVVEDAMKEGSPRRNTRRTTNRNETGRNEATRGETKRTTPRRTTNAAGEGTKTGTSRRRTTNVAATNEGAAKPQRTTNRNSNNGKNNNRFNSRNGNEGTKNTRYTNTANSSSEAVKANARHTANKKDKLMIIPLGGLGEIGKNMTVFQYGDDIIVLDAGLAFPENDMPGVDIVIPDMSYLIENKDKVRAVVITHGHEDHIGSLAYLLKEINVPVYATNLVCGLIEGKLKENKVGGVKLNVVKAGDEIRIGTFKVGFIQTNHSIPDACAVYFETPVGIVVHTGDFKVDQTPVDGKLMDVHKFAELGNKGVLALMSDSTNVEKPGFTPSESTVGPALLRAVGEARGRVVLATFASNVSRLQQAVDAAVAFKRKVIVLGRSMVNVSEIAQERGYLNVPEGTMIDVDEMNRYRDDEIMILTTGSQGEPMAGLSRMATNNHRTIEITPNDTIIISATPIPGNEAAVGRTIDNLLRLGADVIYGRDRGIHVSGHGSQEDLKTMLNLVRPKFFIPVHGEYRMLKKHGELAVSMGIVKPNHVLVGDNGQIFEFTSRTARKGGHVTAGKVFVDGLGVGDVGNIVIRDRQQLAQEGMVIVVMAMDRASGQIVAGPDIVSRGFVYVRDAEDLMNEAQKRIEQVIEKCEASQMKDWATIKSQVRDTLGKFLYEKTRRRPMILPIIQDV
- a CDS encoding YybS family protein; translation: MKYSETRAVVETGFLTALIMVFTFIGLTVPAMGVFASILMPAVLVVLGARHGIKWSILATITSGVVMSIVITPLMAFMQVLTSGVPGIVLAYGYERRWPTARLLTLPALTMMVMIAVQLGIGQYIMQVDLVQTWQQFQQETLVNMEEAYRAQGLLDDQIKSMVDSMATLFKQMAYVAIAALFMSSVIISYAICKVANVIVRRTGGQGVTLPTMDQWRVPQWAVYIFALGILLTYWGDQYQSEVINVIAYNLYALGSYMLVLQGLGCMWSIFKSYGLSAGFRLVLIFLTLLMNFATLWIGMLDLIFNLRRRLSKRSDDEE
- a CDS encoding DHH family phosphoesterase produces the protein MKGNQGFLGAFEKTAIVVIIVLLLVIAWLNWQLALFGLLFVLVAYLYSSRAIQKQRRQLYEQFDTIAKGITQASNFALQNLPTAMVIIDSKARVCWCNSVFRDWMPQDPDKTQRLNGFIPSLRLDKIWGKSGYFNEKIENKYYRVIYKFIEGAERKEPDASEVESYMAFYFDDVTESEQLRHEAEAMAPAFGFLMMDNIEDVTKGLSDVEYTNLWAEINNAIVEEIDRYDGFVRNYAEDSYIFCISKKALMDMIQQNFPLLARVHNIPTSRRIPATISIGIAAGEENIKEQSERARSGLELALGRGGDQATVYIGEELKFYGGKTQGAEKNTRVRARVVAQAIKELMDDADNVIVMGHEREDYDSIGGAIGVAAMARGAGKSVHIAVSDQTVAIKKLSDLFPTEPGFESLLITPQAAEDFVTDSTLVFVVDVHRPDMVAAPKALQKAKRRVVIDHHRRASDFIEKPLLTYLEPASSSTSELVTELIQYFVDPISLNVVEASALYAGIVVDTKNFVVQTGSRTFDAASFLRRSGADLSIVRHLFMESFDGVQLRAKMLAEAERFDGLAITICPDGVQNASILSAQTADTLITIEGIEASFVLYMMADGGIGVSARSQGAINVQLIMEALGGGGHRTVAGGQLYDMTMEEAIEAVKKAAKDRATTMKKEEDSE
- the rplI gene encoding 50S ribosomal protein L9: MKVILLEDVKKVGKKGEIIEVSEGYGRNVLIKKGQALEGTPANLNNAKQQQASAAHKKQVNADEAKILASQLAKVEVTIPVKMGDAGRVFGSVTGKDIADALAKQFDVAVDKKKIELKEPLKTLGVHDVLIRVHPEITTTIKVELVEG